TGCAGGGACTCGGCGGACTCGCTCATGCCGAGGCCGAAGCCGAGGGTCTGGAAGCGGTCGACGGTCAGGCGGTCGCCGTTGGGAAGGCGGACGTCGTTGGCGGTCACGTGGTCCGCGATGCGGCGGACCTTGGCGACGTCCTCGGGGAAGAGCCGGTAGTAGCGCAGCGTCTTGGCCTTGGCGCGCGGATAGGTGCGCGTGTAGACGTCGTCCGCCGTCGCGTCCAGCCCGGCCAGGCCGCCGGTCACGTAGCAGGCCTTCAAGCCTGACGGCGCTTTCGACAGATAGGTCAGCGTGATGAACCCGCCGTACGACTGGCCGAGCGTGGTCCACGGCTTGCCGGGGCTCAGCTGACCACGGATGAACTCGGCGTCGGCGACGATCGAGTCCGCGCGGAAGTGCTTCAGGTACGCCGCAAGCTCCTCGGCGCCCATCGACAAGGCCGTACGACGGGTCACCGGCGTGCTGCGCCCGGTCCCGCGCTGGTCGAGCAGCAGCACGCGGAACTCACGGGTCGCGCGCTCGAGCCAGCCGCTGCCGCTGGTCGGTCGCGGTGACGCTCCGCCCGGGCCACCCTGCAGGAACACCAGCCAGGGCAGGTCGTCGTCCACCTTGGTCGGCGCGACGGCTTCGCGCGCGAACACCTCGATCGTCGGACCGTCCGGCCGCTCGTGGTCGAGCGGCACGGTGAAGGTGTGATCGGTCAGCACGAGTCCCGGGATTCTGGCCACCCGGCCATTGTCCCGGATCAGCCCACGAAGACCGGATCGTTTTCCACAGCCTGGGCGACGACGTTCAGCGCGGTCTGCACCCGGAAGACGTGGTCGAGCGCGTCCTGGCCGGCGAGAACCCGGCGTACGGAGTCCAGGTGGGCCGTCTTGTACGCCGCAGTCGTGAGCGCCGCGACCAGGCGCGGCTGCCGGACGCCGGTCGCCTCCATCGCCATGGCGACCGCGTCCTCGAGCTGATCGGCCATCTCTCGCGCCCGCGCCTGCAGCGCCCGGGACTCCGCGACGATCCGGAAGAACGGTGCCTGGTGCGGCCGGACCAGGAACGGCGGGGACTCCTGCGCGGCCAGGACGAGGACCCGGTTGGCGATCGCACGCACCGCCGGCATGCCGTCCGGGCGGTCCAGTACGGCGCCGACCAGCTCGGCCTCGGTCTCCGGGTACTGGTCGAAGAGCAGGTCCTCCTTGCGCGGGAAGTGCGCGAACACGGTCGGCCGCGCGACGTCGGCCGCCTCCGCGACCTCCGAGACCGACACCTGGTCGAACCCGCGCTCGAGGAACAGTCCGGTCGCGACGTCGGAGATGTGCTGACGGAGCGCGGCCTTCTTCCGTTCCCGGCGACCTTCCACGGTGAAATCATACCCAACTCAAACTCATACCGAGTATGATTATGAGATCGGTGATGAGGAGGAGCAGGTGCAGTACCTGGAGGAGTCGGTCGAGGTGCTCGACCAGATCGAAGTGGCGGCGGCGTTCTGGTTCGGCCTCGCCGAGTACGAGGTGCCGCCTGCAGCGGACGCCGAACGGAACTGAGCCGGGCTACGGTAGGCGGGTGCGCGTAGCGACTTGGAATGTGAACTCGGTGAAGCAGCGGATGCCGCGGTTGCTCGACTGGCTGGACGAGCGGGAGCCGGACGTCGTCTGCCTGCAGGAGACGAAGCTGGCCGACGACGCGTTCACCGCCTTGCTGGGCCAGGAGCTGGCGGGGCGTGGGTACGAGACCGCCCTGTACGGCGAGGTGCAGTGGAACGGCGTGGCCCTGTTGTCGAAGGTCGGGATCGAGGACGTGGTGACCGGCGTGGCCGGGGCGCCGGGCTTCCCGAACCCGGAGGCGCGAGCGGTGGCTGCGACCTGCGGCGGGATCCGGATCCACTCGCTGTACGTGCCGAACGGGCGCGAGCCCGACTCGGACCACTACGTCTACAAGCTCGCGTGGCTCAAGGCGCTCAGGGATGTGGTCGCGGCCGGACCGGCCGAGCAGATCGTCTGCGGTGACATGAACATCGCGCCGACGGACGCGGACCTGTTCGACCCGGCGGCCTTCGTCGGATCGACGCACGTGACCGTGCCGGAGCGGGAAGCGCTGGCCGCGCTGCTGGCGACCGGGCTGCACGACGTCGTACGGGATCGTTGGCCGACCGAGCGGGTCTTCAGCTACTGGGACTACCGGGCCGGCATGTTCCACCAGGACCTGGGGATGCGGATCGACCTGATGCTCGCGTCGGACCCGGTGGCCGAGCGGGTGAAGGCGGCGTGGATCGACCGGAAGGCGCGCAAGGGGACCGGGCCGAGCGACCACGCGCCGGTGATCATCGACCTGGACGTCGCGCCGGACGGTGACCTCGGTCCCGTCGTACCGCCGCCGTCGAATCCGCGCGGCGCTCGCAAGAAGACGACCAAGCTGCCGCAGAACCGCTGATGCGCAGAGCGCTGCTGCTCGTCGTACTGCTGCTGGTCGCCGCTTCCTGCAGTGAGGACAAGCCGCAGGCGCAGGCGGTGGCTTGGTCGCAGGTGAAGGTGCCGGCCGAGCCGGTCGTGCTCACCGGGCACGGCGATCAATTGCTGGTCGGACTGCGTGACCGCGACGCCAAGGTGGTGCCACGGTTGTTGCTGGTCGAGGGGGACAAGCAGAGCGAGGTCAAGCTGTCGCCGGACCCGAGCAGCCCGTACGCCGCCCTCGCCGTCTGGAAGTCCATCGCGTACGACGGCCGCCGGGTGGTCGCGCTGGGTGGAGCGGCTGGCGGCGCGCACTCCAACGTGCGCTGGACGGTGTGGACCGGGACGACCGCCGCGGTGCAGGAGCTACCGCAGGAGTTCAACACCTTCGGCGGGCCGGACGCGGGGACGCTGTACTCGGCGGTGATCGCGCCGGCCGGGCAGGCGTTGCTCGGGGCGTGGGCCTCCAGGACATCGGGCCTGGACGCGGCGGTCTGGTTGCCGCAGGGCGCGAAGTGGATCCGGCAGGACTCGGCCGGGACGGTCCTGCGCAGTACGCCGGGACTGCTGCCCGGGCCGGGCGACGCGACGGTCTTCGGCGATGCGATCGTGCAGACCGGCTCGCAGGTGCGGCTCGCGCCGAACGTCGTACGGCAGGAGGCGGCGGTGTGGAGGTCGCAGCGGCTGAACGACGGCTGGTCGGGCTTCGCGCTGCCCGACGGCGGCGAGCGGAGTCACGGCCAGCGGGTGACCTGCGGCGAGCAGCTGTGCACGGTGACCGGGTGGGTCGAGGGCAAGCTGGCGATGTGGCAGTTCGATCCGGCGAAGCCGGACAGCGCGCGGCGGCTGAAGGGTCTGCCGGAGATCGCCGTCGGCGACAAGACGCCGTTGCCGGCGCCGGTCCTGGACGGCGACCAGGTCGTCCAGGTGGTTGCCGACGGCAATCAGGTGAAGGTGCTGCGCGGCGCGGACGGCGCCTGGACCGTCAGGACCTCCGACGGCCCGACGGGTGACGTCACCGACGCGCGCCTCGTCGGCCGCACGCTCTACCTGATCGCCGGTGGCACGCTCTGGACGTCAGCCGCCGAGTAGACCGCGGACGTACGCCGCC
The Kribbella italica DNA segment above includes these coding regions:
- a CDS encoding alpha/beta fold hydrolase, with amino-acid sequence MARIPGLVLTDHTFTVPLDHERPDGPTIEVFAREAVAPTKVDDDLPWLVFLQGGPGGASPRPTSGSGWLERATREFRVLLLDQRGTGRSTPVTRRTALSMGAEELAAYLKHFRADSIVADAEFIRGQLSPGKPWTTLGQSYGGFITLTYLSKAPSGLKACYVTGGLAGLDATADDVYTRTYPRAKAKTLRYYRLFPEDVAKVRRIADHVTANDVRLPNGDRLTVDRFQTLGFGLGMSESAESLHWLIDEAWDGPELSDAFLYGAMARTDHTLSPLFVVLHESLYGQDTRPTNWAAARVKPAEFAPTAEPFLFTGEMIYPWMVEDLAGLSPFAEAANLLAAVTDWTPLYDPAVLATNRVPVAAAIYHDDLYVDASLSLETAARVANVATWVTNEYEHDGARASRGAVLDRLIKLANDLPPA
- a CDS encoding TetR family transcriptional regulator, producing MEGRRERKKAALRQHISDVATGLFLERGFDQVSVSEVAEAADVARPTVFAHFPRKEDLLFDQYPETEAELVGAVLDRPDGMPAVRAIANRVLVLAAQESPPFLVRPHQAPFFRIVAESRALQARAREMADQLEDAVAMAMEATGVRQPRLVAALTTAAYKTAHLDSVRRVLAGQDALDHVFRVQTALNVVAQAVENDPVFVG
- a CDS encoding exodeoxyribonuclease III, whose protein sequence is MRVATWNVNSVKQRMPRLLDWLDEREPDVVCLQETKLADDAFTALLGQELAGRGYETALYGEVQWNGVALLSKVGIEDVVTGVAGAPGFPNPEARAVAATCGGIRIHSLYVPNGREPDSDHYVYKLAWLKALRDVVAAGPAEQIVCGDMNIAPTDADLFDPAAFVGSTHVTVPEREALAALLATGLHDVVRDRWPTERVFSYWDYRAGMFHQDLGMRIDLMLASDPVAERVKAAWIDRKARKGTGPSDHAPVIIDLDVAPDGDLGPVVPPPSNPRGARKKTTKLPQNR